In a single window of the Rhodamnia argentea isolate NSW1041297 chromosome 2, ASM2092103v1, whole genome shotgun sequence genome:
- the LOC115738696 gene encoding bifunctional nuclease 2-like isoform X2 — translation MGSLQGPVICPSVRAKQAGAYTVPVTSPFMKPKLLRSELWGCRESFRAKTKVATVTRLSIARRCRAPRCSFSSSSDGNGSTAENFNENDEDYVNSSIVEAVEVKSGAEGFTIKMRDGRHLRCVHNNPQGGHLPDYAPHPAIVLKMEDGTGLLLPIIVLEMPSVLLMAAVRNVQIARPTLYQVVKEMIDKMGYEVRLVRVTKRVHEAYFAQLYLTKTGNKSEFVSFDLRPSDAINIAVRCKVPIQVNKYLAYSDGMKVIESGKLSVQTPGSDGLLFTELDRPSGQPCIETKEFDLVRNMLIAAVEERYTDAAQWRDKLSQLRAKRNFT, via the exons ATGGGTTCATTACAAGGACCGGTCATTTGTCCCAGCGTCCGTGCGAAGCAAGCTGGTGCCTACACTGTCCCTGTCACTTCCCCATTCATGAAGCCTAAGCTTCTTAGAAGTGAACTGTGGGGATGCAGGGAATCTTTTAGAGCTAAAACTAAAGTTGCTACTGTTACTCGCCTATCAATTGCTCGTAGATGCCGGGCCCCACGGTGCAGCTTCAGTTCTTCCTCGGATGGTAATGGAAGCACTGCAGAGAACTTCAATGAAAATGACGAAGATTATGTCAATTCCAGCATTGTTGAAGCTG TCGAGGTGAAGAGTGGGGCAGAAGGTTTCACGATTAAAATGAGGGATGGAAGGCACTTAAGATGTGTCCATAACAATCCTCAAGGGGGACATCTGCCAGATTATGCTCCTCATCCTGCTATTGTCCTAAAGATGGAAGATGGGACCGGTCTTCTCCTCCCTATAATTGTTT TGGAGATGCCGAGTGTTCTTCTCATGGCTGCTGTGCGGAACGTTCAAATT GCTAGACCAACTTTATATCAAGTGGTTAAGGAAATGATTGACAAGATGGGATATGAG GTCAGACTTGTCAGAGTCACTAAGAGAGTTCACGAGGCATATTTTGCTCAGCTATATCTTACAAAG ACGGGCAACAAATCCGAATTTGTCAGCTTTGATCTCCGACCTTCAGATGCCATCAACATTGCAGTAAGATGCAAG GTGCCAATACAAGTGAACAAATATTTGGCTTACAGTGATGGAATGAAAGTTATCGAGTCAGGCAAGCTTTCAGTGCAGACCCCTGGATCGGATGGGTTGTTGTTCACAGAACTTGATAG GCCCAGTGGTCAGCCATGCATTGAGACAAAAGAGTTTGATCTGGTTCGCAACATGCTCATAGCTGCTGTAGAGGAGCGCTACACAGATGCTG CTCAATGGAGGGACAAACTAAGCCAGCTGCGAGCTAAAAGAAATTTCACATGA
- the LOC115738696 gene encoding bifunctional nuclease 2-like isoform X1 produces MGSLQGPVICPSVRAKQAGAYTVPVTSPFMKPKLLRSELWGCRESFRAKTKVATVTRLSIARRCRAPRCSFSSSSDGNGSTAENFNENDEDYVNSSIVEAVEVKSGAEGFTIKMRDGRHLRCVHNNPQGGHLPDYAPHPAIVLKMEDGTGLLLPIIVLEMPSVLLMAAVRNVQIARPTLYQVVKEMIDKMGYEVRLVRVTKRVHEAYFAQLYLTKTGNKSEFVSFDLRPSDAINIAVRCKVPIQVNKYLAYSDGMKVIESGKLSVQTPGSDGLLFTELDRPSGQPCIETKEFDLVRNMLIAAVEERYTDAVNAEKCTFFTSQAFGEWLLW; encoded by the exons ATGGGTTCATTACAAGGACCGGTCATTTGTCCCAGCGTCCGTGCGAAGCAAGCTGGTGCCTACACTGTCCCTGTCACTTCCCCATTCATGAAGCCTAAGCTTCTTAGAAGTGAACTGTGGGGATGCAGGGAATCTTTTAGAGCTAAAACTAAAGTTGCTACTGTTACTCGCCTATCAATTGCTCGTAGATGCCGGGCCCCACGGTGCAGCTTCAGTTCTTCCTCGGATGGTAATGGAAGCACTGCAGAGAACTTCAATGAAAATGACGAAGATTATGTCAATTCCAGCATTGTTGAAGCTG TCGAGGTGAAGAGTGGGGCAGAAGGTTTCACGATTAAAATGAGGGATGGAAGGCACTTAAGATGTGTCCATAACAATCCTCAAGGGGGACATCTGCCAGATTATGCTCCTCATCCTGCTATTGTCCTAAAGATGGAAGATGGGACCGGTCTTCTCCTCCCTATAATTGTTT TGGAGATGCCGAGTGTTCTTCTCATGGCTGCTGTGCGGAACGTTCAAATT GCTAGACCAACTTTATATCAAGTGGTTAAGGAAATGATTGACAAGATGGGATATGAG GTCAGACTTGTCAGAGTCACTAAGAGAGTTCACGAGGCATATTTTGCTCAGCTATATCTTACAAAG ACGGGCAACAAATCCGAATTTGTCAGCTTTGATCTCCGACCTTCAGATGCCATCAACATTGCAGTAAGATGCAAG GTGCCAATACAAGTGAACAAATATTTGGCTTACAGTGATGGAATGAAAGTTATCGAGTCAGGCAAGCTTTCAGTGCAGACCCCTGGATCGGATGGGTTGTTGTTCACAGAACTTGATAG GCCCAGTGGTCAGCCATGCATTGAGACAAAAGAGTTTGATCTGGTTCGCAACATGCTCATAGCTGCTGTAGAGGAGCGCTACACAGATGCTG TGAACGCGGAAAAATGCACGTTCTTTACCTCTCAAGCCTTTGGTGAATGGCTTTTGTGGTGA